One window of Paenibacillus albicereus genomic DNA carries:
- a CDS encoding glycoside hydrolase family 2 protein: MTDTKLELPRPEHPRPDWERGDWLNLNGPWDFRFEAAAASERSAQAAGTNEAQPDAKSAGPDQGPPTSSSAAASDSSSASDTAPASAPASDTAPASAPARRLPEAAEFEARITVPFSWASPLSGWGRDEKGIGWYRRTVRWTPAAPGSLVFLRFGAVDYECDVWVNGVHAGSHRGGYGSFELDVTGSWRTEADNEIVVRAEDLDGAWQARGKQGYGEIRGIWQPVWLEGRAQTFVRSAKFETAIDGTVEAVLRIEADQAGEALLQLDFGPDAAASEKLQLAPGANEARVRFTVREPRLWSPDAPHLYEGELTLTSLAGEDRISTYFGIREIGAEAFGERSYKWITLNGKPVYLNGTLDQSYHKTGYFTYPTDEEMREEIYLMKRLGLNFVRIHIKPEEPRKLYWADKLGILVMEDMPCFWGNPDERARAAYESEARETIERDWNHPSIFSWVMFNETWGLKTDAGAVSTTGDAGQRQLYLPETQAWVRRCYRWAKEMDPTRLVEDNSPCNGDHVETDLNTWHFYVNGYGKLREHVEHVVAGTHPGSELNYIGGNKQADAPLMNSECGNVWGIEGGAGDSDLAWHYRYMLNEFRRHDKLCGFVFTEFRDVTNEFNGYYRLDGSAKDFGYDGVLPGMSLRDLHAADFIVVDEPPCRTVEAGSEAEVKLLRSSYSDAHHGRTLTLQWELAHDRDGARTIRESGEVELGWDGYGVAELQPLRVTMPHEDAVAVLGLRLVDEKGEVVSRNFTTFDVRGSSGSRPLAASVPVADTAERSFEPAWTAIGGQKLNGGRAGSFAYDIVLPDAERLPLLSEVEIRFEAGSKRLLAHHVEGQSQAANVDFMHGDRADAENNANTHFMTGEDKHASQVDVLVDGERIAAFVLPDDPADARGILSWHYQESDRRLSEAGSYGWLCRAQVPARLVAKLDRKRGLRLELRAGEGGLSLYGRDAGRYPVAIEAICR; the protein is encoded by the coding sequence ATGACCGATACGAAGCTTGAGCTGCCTCGCCCCGAGCATCCCCGTCCCGATTGGGAGCGCGGGGATTGGCTGAATTTGAACGGCCCCTGGGACTTCCGATTCGAGGCGGCAGCTGCTTCGGAACGCTCCGCCCAGGCGGCCGGAACGAACGAAGCGCAGCCGGACGCGAAGTCGGCCGGACCGGATCAAGGCCCGCCGACTTCCTCCTCTGCCGCCGCATCCGACTCTTCATCCGCGTCCGATACCGCACCCGCATCCGCACCTGCATCCGACACCGCACCCGCGTCCGCGCCCGCCCGCCGGCTGCCGGAAGCAGCCGAATTCGAGGCCCGCATCACCGTGCCGTTCTCGTGGGCGAGTCCGCTGTCGGGCTGGGGCCGCGACGAAAAAGGCATCGGCTGGTACCGGCGGACCGTACGCTGGACGCCGGCCGCACCCGGCTCGCTCGTCTTCCTGCGCTTCGGCGCGGTCGATTACGAGTGCGACGTCTGGGTGAACGGCGTCCATGCCGGCTCCCACCGGGGAGGCTACGGCTCGTTCGAGCTGGACGTGACGGGGTCTTGGCGGACGGAGGCGGACAACGAGATCGTCGTCCGCGCCGAGGACCTCGACGGAGCGTGGCAGGCGCGCGGCAAGCAGGGCTACGGCGAGATCCGCGGCATCTGGCAGCCCGTCTGGCTGGAAGGCCGGGCGCAGACGTTCGTGCGGAGCGCCAAGTTCGAGACGGCGATCGACGGCACGGTCGAGGCGGTGCTGCGCATCGAGGCCGACCAGGCGGGAGAGGCGCTGCTGCAGCTGGATTTCGGACCGGACGCGGCGGCGAGCGAGAAGCTGCAGCTGGCACCCGGCGCGAACGAAGCGCGGGTCCGCTTCACCGTCCGCGAGCCGCGGCTCTGGAGCCCGGACGCTCCGCATCTGTATGAAGGAGAGCTGACGCTGACGAGCCTGGCGGGCGAGGATCGCATCTCCACGTACTTCGGCATCCGCGAGATCGGGGCCGAGGCGTTCGGAGAACGGAGCTACAAGTGGATCACGCTGAACGGCAAGCCGGTCTATCTGAACGGCACGCTCGACCAGTCCTACCACAAGACGGGCTACTTCACGTATCCGACGGATGAAGAGATGCGCGAGGAAATCTATCTGATGAAGAGGCTCGGCCTCAACTTCGTGCGCATCCACATCAAGCCGGAGGAGCCGCGCAAGCTGTACTGGGCCGACAAGCTCGGCATCCTCGTCATGGAAGACATGCCTTGCTTCTGGGGCAATCCGGACGAGCGGGCGCGCGCCGCGTACGAGAGCGAGGCGCGGGAGACGATCGAGCGCGACTGGAACCATCCGTCGATCTTCTCGTGGGTCATGTTCAACGAGACCTGGGGACTGAAGACGGACGCAGGCGCGGTGTCGACGACGGGAGACGCGGGCCAGCGGCAGCTGTACCTCCCGGAAACCCAGGCATGGGTGCGCCGCTGCTACCGCTGGGCCAAGGAGATGGACCCGACCCGTCTCGTCGAGGACAACTCGCCGTGCAACGGGGACCATGTCGAGACCGACCTCAATACATGGCATTTCTATGTGAACGGGTACGGCAAGCTGCGCGAGCATGTCGAGCATGTCGTCGCGGGCACGCATCCCGGCTCCGAGCTCAATTACATCGGCGGCAACAAGCAGGCGGATGCCCCGCTCATGAACAGCGAGTGCGGCAACGTCTGGGGCATCGAGGGCGGAGCGGGCGACAGCGACCTGGCCTGGCATTACCGCTATATGCTCAACGAGTTCCGCCGCCACGACAAGCTGTGCGGCTTCGTGTTCACCGAGTTCCGCGACGTGACGAACGAATTCAACGGCTACTACCGCCTGGACGGGTCGGCCAAGGACTTCGGCTATGACGGCGTCCTGCCGGGCATGAGCCTGCGCGACCTGCACGCGGCCGACTTCATCGTCGTCGACGAGCCTCCCTGCCGGACGGTGGAGGCAGGCTCCGAGGCTGAGGTGAAGCTGCTCCGCTCCAGCTACAGCGATGCCCATCACGGACGGACGCTGACGCTGCAGTGGGAGCTCGCCCATGACCGGGACGGAGCGCGGACGATCCGCGAAAGCGGGGAGGTCGAGCTCGGATGGGACGGCTACGGCGTCGCCGAGCTGCAGCCGCTGCGCGTGACGATGCCGCACGAGGACGCCGTGGCGGTCCTCGGCCTGCGCCTCGTCGACGAAAAGGGCGAGGTCGTCAGCCGCAACTTCACGACGTTCGACGTCAGAGGGTCCTCCGGCAGCCGGCCGCTCGCCGCATCCGTGCCCGTCGCCGATACCGCAGAGCGCTCGTTCGAGCCGGCATGGACCGCGATCGGCGGACAGAAGCTGAACGGCGGCCGCGCGGGCAGCTTCGCCTACGACATCGTTCTGCCGGACGCCGAGCGGCTGCCGCTGCTGTCGGAGGTGGAGATCCGCTTCGAAGCCGGCTCCAAGCGCCTGCTCGCGCATCATGTGGAGGGGCAGAGCCAGGCGGCGAACGTCGACTTCATGCACGGCGACCGGGCGGACGCCGAGAACAACGCCAACACGCACTTCATGACGGGCGAGGACAAGCATGCGTCGCAGGTCGACGTTCTCGTGGACGGCGAGCGGATCGCGGCCTTCGTCCTGCCGGACGATCCGGCCGACGCGCGCGGCATCCTCTCCTGGCACTACCAGGAGTCGGACCGCCGGCTGAGCGAGGCCGGCTCCTACGGCTGGCTGTGCCGGGCGCAGGTGCCGGCGCGGCTCGTGGCGAAGCTCGACCGCAAGCGCGGCCTGCGGCTGGAGCTGCGCGCCGGCGAAGGCGGCCTGTCGCTGTACGGCCGGGATGCCGGCCGCTATCCGGTGGCGATCGAGGCGATCTGCCGCTGA